Genomic window (uncultured Tolumonas sp.):
TCATGACCATAACTGTCGTTAACCGGTTTAAATTTATCCAGATCAATGAACATTAATGCTAGGCGAGATTCATTTCTTTTCGCCTGTGTAATTGCTTGCTCAAGACGATCGAGCAACAGACGACGATTGGGTAATTTGGTCAGCGAATCATAAAAAGCCAGATTGCGGATCACTTCTTCGGCTTTTTTCCGATCCGTGATATCCCGGCTAATACCAATAATCGATGTCAGACGCCCTGCAGCATTAGCATGTAATGTTGTGACAACTTCCGTAGAGATGATATGACCATCTTTATGCGGCTGATCAATTTCAGTAACGCGGCGAGTATCACTATGATCACCGGAGTGCCAGGATTCGATAGCATTGACTAGGGATGTATAGGCTCGTTCGGAAGACTCCGGCGTCATAAATTCTTCGGGCGATTGCTGCTTGACCTCTTCCACTGTAAAACCGCGCAAATTATATACAGACGGGCTGATATAGGTAAATTTGCCCGTAGCAATGTCCATCGTCCAGATAACATCCGCTGAATTTTCTGTAATAAAACGTAGATTGCGCTCGCTCTCTTCCATGTCGGCAATGGCAGACTGGCGGGCCTTACTTTCATTAATGAGTTTTCTATTTAGATGTATAAAAACAAAAACCACCACCAAACAAAGGCCGCAAACAGACAAGACTACGGCAATGACGATATAGAGATGGCGAAGATCTTTTTGCTCAGGTTCTGGTTTATAGAGAAACCCTTGTAATGAAAAATGAGGAGGTAAAAGCCCTAATTCAGCATAGGTATCTGCAATATGTTGCCATCGACCTGCATACATATATCCCAGCTCAATATTGTCATGCCCTAATAACGGGGCCATGTTTTTAGCTTCATAAAGCAAATGTGCTTTGTCGTCGCGATACCCGTAATGAGAGATAATGACATCGGCGATTTCATCCGGGTGTTGCATCGCATAAACCCAACCTTTGATACTGGCTGCACGAAAAGCCTTCACGCGATCGGGGTGCGCCTGTATTTCCTGCTCAGTCGTAAATAAATTATCCCCGTAGAAATCAATACCGGCAGAACGAGGTGTAAACATCAGATAACGGAATGCACTTTTATCCAGATAATAAAGTTCGTCGGAACTGAAAGCGCTAATTGCATCAACTTTTCCATCGATCAAATCTCCAAAATCGAAACTATAGGGTAATAATTTTAATTGCCCTGTTGCCACCCCCTCTTTCTTTAAATAAGCCATCAATTCATCGGCATGGGGTTCCAGCATAATTCTTTTGCCGGCAAGATCATGAACAGACGAAATACCTGCATCTGCGCGCGCAATAAAAACCAGCGGGGAATGCTGAAAAATAGCCGCTAGTGCAACGACGGGTTTCCCTTGCTGTCGCGCTAATAATAATGAGCTGTTGCCAACACCATATTGTGCTCGTCCAGACATGACCTCACTGACGACTTCCATGCCGGGCTTTGAGTCCATGATGGTGACATCAAGACCAGCATCGCGGTAGTAACCTTTCATTTTGGCGGCATAATAACCAGCAAATTGGAATTGATGAAACCACCTTAGTTGTAAGGTGATTTTTTCCAGCGGAGCAGCCTCCGTCGAGAGCGACAGAGTCAAACATAAGAAGGCATACAGGAGATAACGCCCCCATTTGATAATCCCAGCATCTGTTGATGGAAGAGTCCGCATTGCCTGACCAATCCTTATGTCAGATGGTGATAAATACGGCTCACAATGCCGACACGTCTCGCTTCAGATTAGCATGC
Coding sequences:
- a CDS encoding diguanylate cyclase, which gives rise to MRTLPSTDAGIIKWGRYLLYAFLCLTLSLSTEAAPLEKITLQLRWFHQFQFAGYYAAKMKGYYRDAGLDVTIMDSKPGMEVVSEVMSGRAQYGVGNSSLLLARQQGKPVVALAAIFQHSPLVFIARADAGISSVHDLAGKRIMLEPHADELMAYLKKEGVATGQLKLLPYSFDFGDLIDGKVDAISAFSSDELYYLDKSAFRYLMFTPRSAGIDFYGDNLFTTEQEIQAHPDRVKAFRAASIKGWVYAMQHPDEIADVIISHYGYRDDKAHLLYEAKNMAPLLGHDNIELGYMYAGRWQHIADTYAELGLLPPHFSLQGFLYKPEPEQKDLRHLYIVIAVVLSVCGLCLVVVFVFIHLNRKLINESKARQSAIADMEESERNLRFITENSADVIWTMDIATGKFTYISPSVYNLRGFTVEEVKQQSPEEFMTPESSERAYTSLVNAIESWHSGDHSDTRRVTEIDQPHKDGHIISTEVVTTLHANAAGRLTSIIGISRDITDRKKAEEVIRNLAFYDSLTKLPNRRLLLDRLEQAITQAKRNESRLALMFIDLDKFKPVNDSYGHETGDWLLKAVAQRMETCLRESDTAARIGGDEFIVLLPEIRRISDAVAVAEKIRDVLNQPFEMPEGKLLEISACIGIAVYPDHGLTEKQLMKNGDTAMYQAKESGRNRVWVYKRNQDSSILTEDALIRLHWKKSYESGEYTIDLEHKELFQLASELINAAINREEHPAAFEDAFQELLAHTAKHFAVEERILAGLKYDELDAHTRLHQELVHRAQILHLAAIHRQMSMAELIDFIIDDLVKGHMFKQDRKFYHLFKK